A window of Gossypium hirsutum isolate 1008001.06 chromosome D13, Gossypium_hirsutum_v2.1, whole genome shotgun sequence genomic DNA:
tgattttgttcgttctttatttttttaataataaatcggtctgatttattaaataaataaaaaataaatttatttttagaattttaaaaaatctccTCCAAAATAATCATACAAACACATCTTAAGGTTtgactaaaattttcaattttaaataatattaaaaaaataatttatttttattaaataattataaaagaagaaaggGGTACAGAAAATAGGCCCAAAAGGCTTATCAAATGAAATACAATGCCCTTTTAAAAACCCTAGTATAGGGTGAAGATGACCATGGATAGAAttcaaatatttacaaatattaattatccaaatttattttatattttacccataaatctattttacatttgtatttaaaaatatttttatttttactaaatgcatacatattttatatataattagtataattataatatattagatTAGGTTAGGTTATGTGAATGTGAATGTAAATGtaaatgtattatttataaaattttatctatttattatataaataattaaaattttccatCTAAAACAAaagtgatatttttttaaaaattcatttaatattttttttaataaaaccaaaatttttatttataagtatgaTCAAGTACATTTATTTactcatttaaatattttagtaaaatcaaaattcatatttaaaatttgacaaatcttataaaaaaataaaaaaaatatttaaaatggtaaatttagtaatataatgaacaacaaaaattatattaatcaCTTTAAAAATTTCTTCAAACTCACGTTTTTATATACAATATAGATTatagataattttttatataattcttacTATTATCCATAATCTCCCAATCTCGAATTAGTGCCCTATTAATTGTTGAAGCAATAACAATATCGATTGAATTAAAATAAcgaataaataattattaggtaTTTGTATTATTCTTATATTTCCTTAGTCAAATAGTGGGTGTGGACCAGTATTGAtaaaaacaaataactaaaaATGGTAACCATAagtttgaaaatgatgaaatcatgCATTAACCATGGTTTGGGTCCAAAACTCACATCACATGTAGCCATAAATTTTGTGCCCAACCTTTACCCATATGGTTAAATTACATAAATGCCCACATTTTGGTTCAAACCTAACAATCTCACCCTTTACCtctaattatcaaaaataaaaattaaaataaggtaAAAATCATAAACATAATAGATACACactatgataaatatttatcaatcaTTACACAAAATATGATACCATTGTCAACACTTAACacacaaaaacatatatatatatatatatttctctttttttcctgTAAATTTTAGGTATAAATCACCATTTACTCTTTAAACTTGATAATTTTTCTGAAATTTCTAAACTTCTTCGGCCCACTTAGTCTTGAAACTTGTTAACTTTTCTCATATTAATTCAAACTTGACAACTTCTCTCAATTTTGGTTAATCTGATGACTTGGAATGATATCAAAGTGCCATGTCAtcacataaaaattatatttttctaaaaaaattaagtgaTTACATGATATAATATCAGAGTATTACATCATCATAAACaccaaaattgaaaaagaaaaccaaaactaATGTGTAGAGAAAAATTACCGGTTGAGGGACTAAATGTTCCctaacttttattcttttatctTTCTTAATTGTTCATCTCAAAAAAATCAGTCAATACCCTAAATACCCCTGAAATCTTAATTTATTTCCAACACTAGCTCACAAATTGAAATTCTCCAATCTCATTGCTAGGGGATTGCTTTTATAGGTAGTTATAGATGAGCTAACAAGatataattatattgatataaaacatgacataaaaataattaaaaatgtgaataccatataaatatattaattttgtttaggcataaacataaatttaacccctaatgtttattcattttattattttggttctTATTCTTTTTTGGGTTATTTTCGTCATCAACCCTTAAAAATAAGTCAAATTGATTGTTTTTTAACAGCAAAATTGACTGAACTATTAAAATGTTAATGGCAACTCATGTGGCATTTTATGTGTACTTCACTTCTAACATGgataaattttctaaaagtttttatGAACTTTctgaaatttgttgatttttttaaaatttttctgaaTTATTCATGGATTATTACGCTAGTGGCCACATCAATACCGTTAaaatttttacagtttagtcAAATTTTTCATCCAAAAGCAAgcaatttaattaagtttatcTTGATGCTTTTGGCATAAAGCAAACTAAAagttatcaaattttttattaagtaaaaaatcacaaatataatataaatatatgaattgtCAAAATTAGAATGTAAATGGATTGGACATGTATTCATTGCCAACCTACTAAGCATATAATAATAACTCCAACACCTTAGCCTCCCTACCATGAAGTGATTTTAGTTTCTATCATTAATAACCTCAATAGAAAACATGAACAAGAAAAACCCAccattctttcatttcattttgaACAGTTACATAATGAGTTTTACTATTAAAATCTTAGAAAAcacttgttttattatttattttatgactatATATCATTACCATCAATGAAATGGATGCATGATAGGGAATGATTGATTTGACTGATAGTTGAACAAAATTCAGTGCATCTCAGCGCTCGTGCTGCTTATTTGAGACCACGTCTTCTTTTTGTCAACTCCACATTCTCCCCCCATGAAAGCATCATTGGTGGGTGGGTGGCATCAAATTGGACAAATGGAAGATCTATGTTAACCTACACACACATTCTGTACATACACACTTATATGTTCCCTTGGACTTTTGTATTAATTGTGGCCGTCTCACCGGAAGATGGACTTCAAAATTTCGTTTTACAACTTTAGTGTGTACAGTTAAAGCAGGACATGGTAATATTCATTCCAATACAATGAAAATTGAAAAGGAATGTAATTTGCAAGAAAATCTCACTGATACATACACATAGATGTATTCTCTCTACATACACAGTTTCAAAGCTGTGTGCTTTGGAAAAATCCGTACACCTCAACTGTAACTTCAGTCATGGTACTGTAGGTGATTAAAAGGAGATGAAGAagctaaaaaggaaaaaaaggtcCATCCCCTATGCTTCATCATCAACTGCGTGGTGCCACAAGCAAAGCTGGCCCCGGATGATCAACTTTGTCAGCGTCAACCTTCTACTCCTAGAGCCTCCTCCCAACAATATCGGTCAATCTCTCCAAAAATTCAACAAAACAATCTTCGTCGCTGCAACAACAACCAACAAGTATGCCAGCATCCATCACTCCTTGATTCGACTAAACAGTGACTTGAGATAAATTTCTATACAATTAATCTGCATTTCCCTCTTTAGAGGCTACACCCCACATTACATTTCATAAAACCTGGTGAAACTTCTTTTTCGTATGCAGATTAAGCAGATGGTTGCCTTGATTAGGTCTTAAATTCCTTTTCATTTGGTGTGAAATTATCAATCAATGGCATCTTTTATTAGCTACCAGTAACCCCTTTCTTTCTGCTGCTCCTATCAGATTGACATAGCACTAAAACACATGCAATCTTCTAAACACTAGAATAGGATCAAGCCTTACGGAGAACAGAACTTACATGATATTCAGACGCCCGTATATTATCCAGAAACTCTGAAATCTCAATTTGCCGCATTACTGTACCATGTAAAACCTGTAAAATGACACAACATTGTCAAAATATCTGTcaacattaaaatcaaaatcaGGTCTCTGTACCTGACTTCTCTAAATGAACCAAGTTGAGCCATACTCGCTTAGTTTTGTCGAGATCATACTCAACACATTTGATTCGGTCCAGAGATTCCATCAACATTTTCTCCTTTTCTAATGGAATACCAGCAGGCTTGTTGCAGAGTTCCTCAAATGCTTTCTCTAGTTTCTGGAGACGCTCTATACAAGGACGGACATGGTCTTCTTCATTAACAGCTTCTGGCACTGTTACATTTGAATGGCTATTTGTGCTGGATCCAATCACATTTGAAGGATGTATATTGTTTGGTCTTCTCCATGATTCCAATCGAACAGTACGAATAAAAGCAGCCAATCTAACCAATAAAGCTATTAGCAATTTTGCAAAAGACTGAATATTCCTTCTCCCAAACTTTTCCTTGACGTTGTCTATCCAATTGGTGATTGGAGTTCCTGAAATTTGATGTCAATTTAGAAAACAAATCTAAAGGGTAGGGAATTAGGACAAAAGCTTCCATCAACTACATGGTTAACTATCTACATTCTATGTTAAACCAGATAACTAACAGGAAACTGGTTATTGAGATGAAATAGCATTTTAAAATACCTTGGGAATAAAAAGATGCTCTTTGATGAGATTGGCTATCTGCATTACTACAACTAGGCAACTGATCTGGTGAATATAggagtccttggtcactttttatagttttttcaatcATAGGGAAACCATCATTGCAACTATAATAAGCATTTGGATCTGACACCCTCACCTGCATTCACAATCAATCTTATTAAGAGGGTCAGAAACTCACATCAGTTACCAATAAAACAGAATTCCCTACTTTTGCAACTCACGTCTTCGCGAACTGGTGCCAAACAAGGAAATGCAGAGCTCCTCCGTTCAGTTGGAGAACACTGGTCATCGATCTCTGACTCTGCTGCTGATGTGTCACTAGTCATTCCCTGACAGAGCTTGTGTTGAAACATAAGCATCAAAAGATATAACCACCTAACATTATTGTCCTGAATGATTGCAACTTACCTTTAGTGGCCGTATCTGAACATAAGATTCATAGTTATGCTGGTCATTTGATACTCTGGTAATTTGCCTAACAAATGTTCTCTCTGCATTATGTACAAGCTATCAATGGAAACACATGTTAGTCTCCAGGTAAAAGCCGTATAAAACAAAAAATCACATCTAACAACCACTCCACATGTaaggaaataaaaaaaggaaacatCATATTACAGGTACTTTGATTAAGGGGATGGCTACCTTCATTATCTCTGGATCATTCCATGGACCTTTGTTGGATCTAAGACACCCTCCATCTGTAGAGCAAGTGCATGACCCTCCTAAGAAATCTGGCAACTGACTGAAAGAGGAGAAGAATAAGCAAGGACTTAGGAGGGATCACAAGGTGAACTCTCGCAAGGGCAAGAATGAACAGGTAATTAACAGACCTAGAATCAATGCTCTCCAGTAGCCTACCAAGAGATTTGGGCTCCAAAACCTGAAATTAGTAAATAGAACATTGAATAACCACAGAGCAGGAGAAAGGGAATCAAAAGAAGAATGCCCAAAGCCATATCCTTTACATTTATCTTCCCAATTGTCTTTGCATCGAGGAACTTCTGAGCAGCAGGCCAAAGCATCTTTTTGAATCCAGGACCAGCATTGACTATGTACATTCTGTGTAATGTCTGTAAAGCCATATAAAAAAGAATTACATTCCAATTAGCAACAGAAAGTAAAAACATGAATGGATAAGATCAGATACCTCAGGGTAATAACTGTTGTCTATTTTAGTCATGGCAGCCAAAAGATTTGCAGCAGTCCTGCTAAAGTTCTTCATGCCCTACATTCAAAATAACATTCAATTGCTGACTATAAATCTACCATTAGGCTGCTCTAAAGGAAACAATAAACATCAATCACTTggaaaacaaaatttaaccatcaatatAATTCTACCATTAGGACCATTAGGCTGCTGGAAAGGGGGGGGTGTTAGGCTgctataaagaaaagaaagtaactATCCTAGAGGAAGGAAGTATTGCAACATTCCATAGAAGATGTGACAGGCTATATTGCACACTCCATTAGGAAATCTGCTTCAAGTCATCGGTGAAATGGGGCCATAGCAAGGATTAAGGTAAAAGGAAGCTTTTGTATTTAGTTCTAGTCTAAACCTACGTATAAAAGACAATTGTTAAGTAGAATGACaatgcaaaattttctaaaaggTACAAGACTAACAACGTTCTGCCGTAATGGCATGAACAATGCTGTCAAATCTCAATTTGTTGAAGGGCACAAGATAAAAGGCAAATACCAGTCCTTGTACATCCAATACAGTAGTTGTTGAACAGATTTGTCGCTTTGCGGCAATTGAACAAGCAGGGAATTTCTCCGATAGAGCTCTCTCGAACTCTTGGACATGGTACTTCAAATATCGGTCTATGGTGGTGATTTTCATAAGCCTACTTGGATGGGCTTTTCCTAACCGCTCAATATAAACAGGTCTCCCTTCCTTGTCCACTCCATGGTACCCCTGGGGATAGTATTGCAATACTTCTTCTAGCTCTTCAAACTCAAAATCCTGTTGATAGCCAAAAGGTTAAACTTGTATGATAAAAAGATACATCAAAACAAAAACCTGGCCCTTAATCTTGAAAGCAAACAAAATATTTAAGGGTGCCTGAAAACTGTTTGGCTTAATCAAAAGTGATGCAACTCATTTGAGGTTTTATTTGTTAACTCTTCTCCAGTGAAAAGGCAATGAAAGAGATACAACAAAGTCTACATTTCTCACCTCCAAAATGGTATCTGTTCCAAACTCTTTCCTCCATTTAAGCATTTCTTCCCACATCTGGATTGTTTTTTCAATGTTAAACTCTCTAGCTTTCAAGAATCTACAAGTTTAAAGAGTAGTAGTACTTCTCAGCATACATTAGTAAGGCAGATATAATGTGAAACATTGAACAAATTAGAGCTTGTCCACTGTGTTTGAAAGCAACAACTGACCTCAACAAAGTATGATAATCATCATGCCTAGGAGGTAACAAATCCTTATGAAGAAGCTTTTGACGCAATTCATGAACAGCACCCTCCTCTTTTGCATCCCTGACATCCTCAATGGATACAGAAGGGGCCCTGTAATCGATTTTCTTTTTCCCTCTTTTCTTAAGAGAATGAGTGAACTTGTTGGACGCATTTATGGCCTTCTTTTTCAGATTCCCAATTTTGGATCTCCTTCTCTCATCCTCAGAGTTATCAAAATCAGACCTTCTATCTCTGCTTTCATCATTTGCCCCAATTTCTTCcacccctttattttttttccaatacaATAAATTAAACAGGACATAAATGCATTtcataataaaactaaaaaacaCAGAGTAGAATTAATTAATATACCTGACATCTCTGGCAACTCAAAAGGAAAAGGCTTTGATCTTTTAAAGCTATTAGTACTGTTGAATAGAATGTAAAAAACCCATCATGATCTGCACATTGTTGAAAACAATTAGAAAACAAAAGCTAATGAATCATTTGATGTAAAGAAGCAATGACTACAAAAAAAATCAGCAAAATTTATGCAAAAAGTAAACCTAAAATGAAATTTAGAGTTGAGACATGACAGGAAATAATGAAGAGATGATCAGATCTGGACAAAATATTgaataagcttttttttttctctcagttATCATTAATCTTGCTCCATGACTGTTGAAggtataaaacaataaataaaataaaacccaatTCCCCAAAAATTTAAAACCTCTACCCTTTAAAGTTAAACCCAAATAAAAACCCCAAAACGAAGGCGTCAAATTTCAGTGAAAGTAGAATAATGGAGTTAGTGAAAGAAAAACCGTTAAGAAATGAGAGTAAAAGCGCAGTTAAAGCTATTAAAAGAAGAAGACGCCCGCAACGCATTCAAAAACTCTCACAAATACAATGCTTGATTATTTACTATATCAATTGTACGGATCTCCACAATCCTCCATTTCCACCATTAAGaagcaagagaaagaaaaagaaaacgcaCCCACAGATAAAGGACTCCAGAGAGCGAAGGTGGGAATCTATCAATCAAACCACAACCGCACCGAATCTCTCGAGAATAGGAGAGAGAACCCAAGAAAATAAACACACACCataaaagtaaaagaagaaaCTTTGTGGGAAATGTGGAGGAATTTCTGGAAAAAAATGGTAGTAGCGAtataaaaattaaggaaaaaaatgtttttgaaagatCTGATCtgatttttatcctttttttgttcttttaaatcTCTTCTATGTTTTTTCTACACaaataaatcaaagaaaaaatgaaacTCTTCCATGAAAAGCAAAAGCAGCAAATGAAGGTTCCAGCAAGTGAAAAAGAAATAGCTTCAGCTTAAGCCTTAATctctgcttttcttttctttttgcttgtGAGCTGGGCTTTGCAACTGTACACGTAGCACTTTcttgttttatttcttatttattattaaaatagtataaataagTGGTTTCCCAAATCAtaataaaagttatatttttatttgggatTATAATAAATGCTGACCACTAGTTTTAGTTAGTTAATAATTATTTAGTAACGTCCTAGTAATTAGTATTGATACCTTGTTTAAAGTTATCTATTGGCTTAATCACGAGAGCTAGGTAAGATGATAAGGGTTTTTTTATCCTAACTAATGTTAAGTGTTCGATCTTCATCCTGGGTATAGAACAACTTTAAAACTTGTGGCCAGCATCTACTTTCTTAATGGACCCACAGAATGCGAAGAATAAAAGATGTTTTACTAATAAATGTTTGTGTAATAATAAGACACGTTAATCTTTAAAAAGGAAACACAGGTATGAACTTGATATTATTGGAAGAAACATTTAACAACCTCGAACATGTAATATAAAATGGACATGAAAaacatcaaatataaatatatattttgttgctttaatttttttatttttagtgcgaaaatatgagtaaaataaaagaaatttttgaaaaactttgaaaaagaaactttttcctcaaatctttttattaaaaaaaataaacaaaatgcctTACTCAAATATTTCAtgctttcaattttaatttaagatGTAAAACTGTAGTATTATGATTAAAGAAGTACATAAAAAACAAGATTTGTCGTGTCAACATCATGACGACTGATTGATATCATTTATGGTTACATTACCAAAGTAATGGTAAATAACGAAAACCATTAATCAAAGGGCTTAATTAGATACGTTTTTTCatgatgaattttattttatttggaaaaaATATATCGTCTTTTTTAACCATTATTTTTAGAAAGTAGGAATAATGTCTAAACTacacatgaactttaattttgtataattttatacattaaatattaatttgattcaattttcacaaatcactaacaCAATTATCGatataataacaatattttatgttaatatatcgCATAcgcaaataattatatttatttaatataaaaaatttgatgcATTTATTTCATGTGCACAATTGACTCAatattaaagtttcatgtatacagTTGAATTGCAATTAAAGTAtcatgtgtataattacaccaaatcagAATTCATACATcaaattgcatgttgaatcaaagttaatgtataatttttatatttatctcctacaaattatggcataaatttaattaatatttaaaaataataaataaatgagacATGTCACAATTTTTTGAATTAGAGTGTAAagtgataaattaaaattttaaatattaaaaaattaggtGTTGAATTTTTAGTGTTAATTTTTATAAGTGttgaatttataatatatttttttgttaaattgtaaaatataagtACTAAATACAACTatgtttgataaaaataattttttttaatatttatttcttaatttttttaatcttattaatataaattttatattattttgaatagttTTGGGTAAAAGATATTgtaatcttaatatatatatattagaaaaatataagttattttattttttaataaaataaaatcaacttaatatttgTTTACTCATATTTTAGTATGTGAGTTagcaataaactaattcaattgaTAATTTTAGCAAAgagaagcttttttttttttgaaaatgtcttattttttacaaaagtttttatttatctttctaatttcaagttcaaatttgtactaattgttttttattttatatctaactaTTGTAATACATACATGCTAAAGGGGTATATAAGCCCTTGAACTTTggcaaaaaaatcaattaagcccctcAGTAAAAAAACGCACTCAATGAAGGCCTCAAACTCTCAAATTGCATTAATTAAGCTCTCTGACCAACATTTTTCATATTTGATCGTTACAGCACTAACATGGTTGTTAACAACGCTAATGTGGCGTTCCATGTCAATAGAAGTTGTTGATGTCCGTATCagcaaaaagtaaaaaaattaaaagaaattttgaatattttactaGAATGAACCTAGACATGTGATTGTCCAGATTCATTCATTTCAAagcttaaactttttaaaaattaaaaaaaagctattttttaaaacataattaaaatttataaaatttaaaatgttcaaaaaattaaaaattaataaaaaccatttcaaaattaaatccaaaataaatcTAGGTTATCTAAGTATAATGTAAATCTGGACAATTatatgtccagattcatttaaaacgatttttctaaattatataaaatttaaaaaataaaaattaattttccttaaaaatatGATACATGTATCAATATGTTAATTCTATTAATACCTTTTAgtctatataaaaataaataaataaattttagaaaataaataaatttaaattttattaatcgtgcatgtaagatttttttttaaatgtgaatatatccaattatttgaatatgttagGCCATGTCAGCTCTTTAACAGTCAAAGACGGAAACATTGGTCAAAGGTTTAATTGATGCAAATTGAGAATTTGAGGACTTAATTGAGTGCCTTTTTGGCCgaggggcttaattgattttttcatCAAAGTTTAGGGGCTTATATAGCCTTTCAGCCaatacatatgtaataaataagttttttttatgttattacatTAGTAACCAAACGAGACATAAGTGATAAGTAGCTATCTAACTActtatattatttaacattttttattgaaaattttatattaagtaaaaaattaaaataattattaaatatatttgaattattaaatgttgagaattttcatttttaataaaatgataaattttaattatttatcaagattaagcACATcctaaatgaataaaaattattctaattaaaaaaCCAAACAAATCCACCGTGGCAAGGGTTGAATTTAATATAAAGACGAATGGTGAAAGATGAAGAAGGTGGAAAAAAGTAGTTGTCAGAATCAGATAAttgaatcaaaaataaaaaattgaatcgaTCAAAATcgattattataaaattaattttcatttttataacctACTGATTTGATTTTTACTGCAATGGAGAGAAGTCCAAGTTTGGGggtataaattaaataaagagcaTGACAAAATTGAGAGTAGCAACCCAACAACTAACGTCCAAATTACCGTCGGTCACCATTTCTGGATTCCTTACATACATATCAACTCCTTTAAGCATCCGCCATTTATACACCCATTGCCCATTACCACACCTCCATATGTTTTTGGTACGAACCGCAAACATACATACAGCAACTGCcctttcatcttttatcatcaaAGTTGTGCTTCAAATACCAACACTCCTTAGGTTTACAAACACAAGTTTGATGTTGTTTATGTGAGATTTCGAGTTTGTATATTGTAGATAGAGAAAATAAGGTTGAAAGAGTTATTTCTGTTTACGGATTTAatccaatcaaatttaactttaattttaatttaagtttaatatgATTATcgaatattaaaaagaaaaagagagaagaaaaaatagTGCTTCAAATTATAGGGCACGTTTCCATCCATTGGTTTTAAGCCAACACGACAATCAAAGCTAAGTTATCCCAAAATTCAAAGTTGTTTGAATCGAATCGGATCGATTGATTGAATTAATTGGGCCGAAAATTGATCGGATATCAATTCGGAGAAGGACATTGAATCAGTTGAATGGAGAATTGTTACATATAGATTGAACGATGCAAAAAATTAGCTCAGtcggatttttttatattttttaatttaattggacTAACCAATTGATTCAATCAAACTGATTGGACCGACAAACTAACAATCTTACCTATTCAACCACCAATCTGATTCGAAAATATTGCTGGAATCAGATCTAATTGTTAATTCAGATATGGGCAACATTAGTTATTTggaactatttttttttattcaaaatttaacaccactttagcttaatttagcatttattctcaaaagtatttttgggtcaaaaatcactttttgagcaaaattaaaattttatgtttttggctAAAAAATTgcttttacaaaatattttttgtcccaaaagcacatttgaaaagctcaaaaacattttatttaacaATGTTTTTATCTCAAATGTACTTTTTAAAAGCAATACTAAacattttgtgaaattattttctaaatttataaaagttataattaataaattatgtttcAAAAATGTATGATGATTTTGGAGGATAGGGTAGGTTGTACTTCATTGCATTAGCCCCTCATAACTAAAATCATTGGCACCCATAATAAAGtagctgaaatagttcaattaTTTTGGACCCTTCCACACATAAAGTTGTTTCGGAAAATCAACTAAATAAAGCTAAATCTCTACTTTTTCTCTAAGATTTTGCATTATTTGACTTCCACTACATGCCATTTCATCAATGcattattttatattagtattaaaatgtaatttcaaagAGTTTATTGTTCACTAATCTCCATGCATGCGCATTCATTTATATTATTAGTGGAGTAAAAAGATGCCATTTGTTTTTAAGGgtgtattaaaataattaatttttttttaaatattcacaTCTTCCTAAACTCACTTCTAACTGTGGATAGAATAGAGTTG
This region includes:
- the LOC107920220 gene encoding phosphatidylinositol/phosphatidylcholine transfer protein SFH13 isoform X3, whose protein sequence is MSGVEEIGANDESRDRRSDFDNSEDERRRSKIGNLKKKAINASNKFTHSLKKRGKKKIDYRAPSVSIEDVRDAKEEGAVHELRQKLLHKDLLPPRHDDYHTLLRFLKAREFNIEKTIQMWEEMLKWRKEFGTDTILEDFEFEELEEVLQYYPQGYHGVDKEGRPVYIERLGKAHPSRLMKITTIDRYLKYHVQEFERALSEKFPACSIAAKRQICSTTTVLDVQGLGMKNFSRTAANLLAAMTKIDNSYYPETLHRMYIVNAGPGFKKMLWPAAQKFLDAKTIGKINVLEPKSLGRLLESIDSSQLPDFLGGSCTCSTDGGCLRSNKGPWNDPEIMKLVHNAERTFVRQITRVSNDQHNYESYVQIRPLKLCQGMTSDTSAAESEIDDQCSPTERRSSAFPCLAPVREDVRVSDPNAYYSCNDGFPMIEKTIKSDQGLLYSPDQLPSCSNADSQSHQRASFYSQGTPITNWIDNVKEKFGRRNIQSFAKLLIALLVRLAAFIRTVRLESWRRPNNIHPSNVIGSSTNSHSNVTVPEAVNEEDHVRPCIERLQKLEKAFEELCNKPAGIPLEKEKMLMESLDRIKCVEYDLDKTKRVWLNLVHLEKSGFTWYSNAAN
- the LOC107920220 gene encoding phosphatidylinositol/phosphatidylcholine transfer protein SFH13 isoform X2; this encodes MSGVEEIGANDESRDRRSDFDNSEDERRRSKIGNLKKKAINASNKFTHSLKKRGKKKIDYRAPSVSIEDVRDAKEEGAVHELRQKLLHKDLLPPRHDDYHTLLRFLKAREFNIEKTIQMWEEMLKWRKEFGTDTILEDFEFEELEEVLQYYPQGYHGVDKEGRPVYIERLGKAHPSRLMKITTIDRYLKYHVQEFERALSEKFPACSIAAKRQICSTTTVLDVQGLGMKNFSRTAANLLAAMTKIDNSYYPETLHRMYIVNAGPGFKKMLWPAAQKFLDAKTIGKINVLEPKSLGRLLESIDSSQLPDFLGGSCTCSTDGGCLRSNKGPWNDPEIMKLVHNAERTFVRQITRVSNDQHNYESYVQIRPLKGMTSDTSAAESEIDDQCSPTERRSSAFPCLAPVREDVRVSDPNAYYSCNDGFPMIEKTIKSDQGLLYSPDQLPSCSNADSQSHQRASFYSQGTPITNWIDNVKEKFGRRNIQSFAKLLIALLVRLAAFIRTVRLESWRRPNNIHPSNVIGSSTNSHSNVTVPEAVNEEDHVRPCIERLQKLEKAFEELCNKPAGIPLEKEKMLMESLDRIKCVEYDLDKTKRVLHGTVMRQIEISEFLDNIRASEYHRRRLFC
- the LOC107920220 gene encoding phosphatidylinositol/phosphatidylcholine transfer protein SFH13 isoform X4; translation: MWEEMLKWRKEFGTDTILEDFEFEELEEVLQYYPQGYHGVDKEGRPVYIERLGKAHPSRLMKITTIDRYLKYHVQEFERALSEKFPACSIAAKRQICSTTTVLDVQGLGMKNFSRTAANLLAAMTKIDNSYYPETLHRMYIVNAGPGFKKMLWPAAQKFLDAKTIGKINVLEPKSLGRLLESIDSSQLPDFLGGSCTCSTDGGCLRSNKGPWNDPEIMKLVHNAERTFVRQITRVSNDQHNYESYVQIRPLKLCQGMTSDTSAAESEIDDQCSPTERRSSAFPCLAPVREDVRVSDPNAYYSCNDGFPMIEKTIKSDQGLLYSPDQLPSCSNADSQSHQRASFYSQGTPITNWIDNVKEKFGRRNIQSFAKLLIALLVRLAAFIRTVRLESWRRPNNIHPSNVIGSSTNSHSNVTVPEAVNEEDHVRPCIERLQKLEKAFEELCNKPAGIPLEKEKMLMESLDRIKCVEYDLDKTKRVLHGTVMRQIEISEFLDNIRASEYHRRRLFC
- the LOC107920220 gene encoding phosphatidylinositol/phosphatidylcholine transfer protein SFH13 isoform X1: MSGVEEIGANDESRDRRSDFDNSEDERRRSKIGNLKKKAINASNKFTHSLKKRGKKKIDYRAPSVSIEDVRDAKEEGAVHELRQKLLHKDLLPPRHDDYHTLLRFLKAREFNIEKTIQMWEEMLKWRKEFGTDTILEDFEFEELEEVLQYYPQGYHGVDKEGRPVYIERLGKAHPSRLMKITTIDRYLKYHVQEFERALSEKFPACSIAAKRQICSTTTVLDVQGLGMKNFSRTAANLLAAMTKIDNSYYPETLHRMYIVNAGPGFKKMLWPAAQKFLDAKTIGKINVLEPKSLGRLLESIDSSQLPDFLGGSCTCSTDGGCLRSNKGPWNDPEIMKLVHNAERTFVRQITRVSNDQHNYESYVQIRPLKLCQGMTSDTSAAESEIDDQCSPTERRSSAFPCLAPVREDVRVSDPNAYYSCNDGFPMIEKTIKSDQGLLYSPDQLPSCSNADSQSHQRASFYSQGTPITNWIDNVKEKFGRRNIQSFAKLLIALLVRLAAFIRTVRLESWRRPNNIHPSNVIGSSTNSHSNVTVPEAVNEEDHVRPCIERLQKLEKAFEELCNKPAGIPLEKEKMLMESLDRIKCVEYDLDKTKRVLHGTVMRQIEISEFLDNIRASEYHRRRLFC